Below is a genomic region from Argopecten irradians isolate NY chromosome 14, Ai_NY, whole genome shotgun sequence.
AAAGCAAattaatttgcatattttgctAGAAttatagtgtttttttttagtttagattttcttttaatcttatttaatttcaacCATGATTTTTAATCAGTTCTTAGGCTTACAGTTATATCAAATGTTGTGACCAAGTGATGATTTAAAATGCACTCGATGATGTAAATGCTCTGAcagatttgaaattaaaatttctgTATTGCATTTCCAATTTGCAGTGTGTTTATTAACtgcacatttttttaaaattaatgcTACAATGTACCTTGCAGGATCTTTATCCCCCATTTCGTACTCTTTTTCGTAGTTTTTGCTTGGTTGAGGTCTTCCAGTTGTTTCAATTGTTCCTCAGTTTTTGTTCCAAATCTCTTTCTTTTCTGTTTTACATGTTGGAACATTAACGTAAACAGAGGTTGGTATAATGGGACTCTCCTGGGCTGGTAAATCGTCAAATGCTGGGATGCCTAATACCTCGgacattgaaaatatatcttTGATATCAAGAAAATCAGACGTCTGTTTTTATGACTGAATAAGATCATCGAAGTCTTCATTGTCCAACTTGTTTTCCTTCTCAGCCATGTCTGGAAGGTCTATTGCAAAATTTCCATCCATGTCAGATTCCTTGTTAACGCTGGCTAAAGCAGACGACCCTTTGACGCTTGATAATGCACGCGAAACTATTCCATTTCTGTAATTTTTCCTCtcgtttaatttttttttattttttttttatttttcttacacTTAAATCCCTGGACAATGGAGATGTTTACATATAAGTATATGAAGGCGTGTTTGTGTTTTAGTTGAAATCTCGGATCTGTGACATCTATAAATAGCAAAAATAACGGGAATCCCCCGCATACCCAGTGCACACAGTACATGTGTTACTACACGCACGAAAAGGACTAGAATTAAAAAGGTTATAGAGTCAATTACAAAGGTATCTGTAAATATTAATGAGATAACACACCTGTATAATCAAAAAGTTATTATTACTGAGATAACACACCTGTATAATCAAATAGTTATTATTACTGAGATAACACACCTGCTTAATCAAATAGTTATTATTACTGAGATAACACACCTGTTTAATCAAATAGTTATTATTACTGAGATACAATGTAACACACCTGTATAATCAAAAAGTTATTATTACTGAGATAACACACATGCTTAATCAAATAGTTATTATTACTGAGATAACACACCTGTTTAATCAAATAGTTATTATTACTGAGATAACACACATGCTtaattaaatattcataataaCTGTTGCTTTGTCTTTCttcgctttttgtttgtttaccaCCACAGACATCTGTTACAGACAGTAGTAAGGCATTTCGTATCGATTTTAAAAGATTGATTTGATATCTGAACTtgtgattttgacgtcatattttgattatGACGGTAGTATTGCCTGTGTGGTCGCGATAGCGGAATAATTAAAAGTGTGTCTTAATATATTTATGACTGGGTTATATGACATGGCTGAACGGGTCGTTTATGTTATAATAAGTTTCATaagcaaaaataattaattaattagaaaTTTGTTGAAAAGGTGGACACAGGGGATTCCCTTAACATATACGAAGAGTATTGTTAGTATTGTCATttcaggccctttatgccttttttcAAAAAAGGCAAAATGGATCAAAAGTACATAACAAGTAGTTCTAGACCTTTAACATTGGAAAATTTTCACGAAATCGGAACGTGAGCAAATTTTGCAACCCCAACTTTAGTATATATTGTTACATTGAAAGGAATGGCATAATGTTCTCCCATACTTCCTGATCATAGTCAAAATCAATCCCAATTTGGTTTGTCAGGTTATTGGAGAATTATTTATGTTAAGTAAACTATAAAAATCTTGAAATGGGAAGAGATAGCTCTATCTTATACAAATGGGTTGTAAGGCAGCTTACATACACTAGACAATTCATTTGTTGATGGttgatttgatatttgaaccTGTGATTTTGAGTAGCTGAAATAGAGGATTGTACATGACTTGTAATGTCGTATAAAAAGTAATGTGCATGTGGTGGGTCCTTTTTGATCCATCGCTCTTTTATTAAGAAATTATTGTATTAGACAAATTGAAGCATTTAATATTCCACGAGGCATTAGgcgaataaaatatttaatttatagtTTAATAAGTCTCATATTACACACTAGTGTATTAATCATTTAATTTATGTTAacgaaattataaaaaaaaatcaatctcgTTTTTCTATAATAAGGTGAATTTAGGCTCGAAAGTGACGTTTCTGTCTACCGAGACAAtcgtgtgacgtcatattttgataatgaCGGTAGTATTGCCTGTGTGGTCGCGATAGCGGAATAATTAAAAGTGTGtcttgatatatttataacttgGTCATATGACATGGCTGAACGGGTCGTTTATATGATGATAAGTATCtatgtcaatgtcattcataGGAAGAGTATAAGAACACACTTACCATGCACTTCAACAGCATCAGTATAAACTTCATGAGTTATCGAAGAACGTTCCAGTAATCTATTGAATATGTTAAATGCGTCAGCTCTCGGTATGAAAATGTACATCCGAAGGCCTTTATATAGGTTTTGTCACACATGTCCCGGCAGGTCAAAAGTTAAAAGTGAAATTGACGTAAACTGATTTTAAGTAGTGTATTATCCTCACATGTCCAAATATAGACAATAACTGGTAATATGTTAGTGTGTTTCCCtgtttacgtaacaatttagAGAAGTTTCATGACaagtttgaaataaacaatattttctaGTGAGAAAAAGTACTGTCTGGTTTAGAGGCTGCATCTTGATTATCTCCATAAACAGtatgaagaaaataaatagaggatcttacactcgtgactatgtaaatatgaaatttatcaaacgagttcaataatttgatatgccacgagcctttaggcgagtggcatatcgaattatttaacgagtttaataaatttcatattgcatagtcatgagtgtaagattctctttatcacataacttttaataatagaaatatacgTAAAACTTTAGattttgtctctatataaaacagtagaaatccggcttGGATGTGGCGTTTCCATCTACTGAGaaaatcatgcgacgtcatagatagagtatgacgtcaaaactacatgtgacgtcacaatagtgttattacacatgtgtcttaggatatttatgacatggccgtttGACATGACTGGACGggctagttatgtgataaattgtattatataactgtAAATAGTTTTTATTATCATACAAACTTCCTCGTAAAGTCTCCATTATCTTAATCGCGACCTAACATGTTTCGggaataattgttttaaaatgtaaatcaaaataatgtattcactgatacatatataaattgatCGAGACGCGAATTAAAGTATGAAGTGGCTTACGATTATTCATGGGAAAATAACCAATATCAAAGATAAGCGATACTAAATCGGTAATATTATTTAAGTAATAAAGAACAGCCAATCAAACAATACCtagtaattgaataaaaaacaaaaaacagtttGAGTCCACATAtgtctaataatattgattatctaTGAAGTAAGCGATTCAAGTATTACGTCACTTGCGCGGAATATTAGTACATTAGACAGATCAGGACAGATAAAAAAATCTAGCATGGGACACCACAGGAGATTTCCCTGTGCGACGTGGGAGGGTATATTAATCTACGTGTGTGAGTATTTCCTTGTTAACAAATGATGAGAGAATCCATTAATCATATACCAGTTTAGTGTGAGGAGGAAATATGACGCCCATTTCAAGTGTATCATCATTAGTATCGAGCTTTCCAATCTCTAAGGAAACagaaatttaacaaaaataaaaatgataaatgatgTATTACGTGTGACTCAGATGCATAAGGAAATGTATGCGATAATctaatatttatacttattgAAAATGTAGTATTTGCGCACGGTATCCTCGATATTcaaagggttactatcactgtgaTAATACACACCCCTGAAATATCGCCATAGCGAATCCCAAATCTCTTTGTGCGACAACAaatgagacaggtagtttggtcctttgatgtacatcaaaataattgaataacgGTACAGTGTATGGCATTCAGGTTGAGAGTCGCCCTAATCTTCAAACGAAGTCTCtgaggcctgtgattggtcagtgatATTACCCCTGAACTGCTTTCAAATTTTGCTGTGGCATATTCCATGGTGAGTATCGAGGAGGTATACATGCTTGTCTAACGATTCAGACGGGTATCTTTGGAGAAAAAGCTGTTGAGCGgaatacaaatatattgataattgtgtttttaattatttgttctttttatactaaatcctACTTTGTGATTGGCACTAATGTTCATTCTTTATCCAAGAATGACGTAAAACACAAGATGATGTTACAATAGAGACATGGACATTGCTCATTAATCAGGAAAAATAATCAATAGAATCGTACATTTAAACGTATTTGATTTCAATAggtatgaaaatattaattataagcatcaatgtcactacatgtatttttagcCCCATCGGgatatgaataatgtttgcAAAAATTCTTATTCATTTTCcgataaaattaattatttgttatgTAGTGTTTTATTGGGATGATACGGAAATATATTGAGCCAATGGCAATGTTAAACCAAATACAACTTTTTTTCATTGACCCAATATATTTCTGTATCACCCCTGTAAAATTCTTTTAAACGATTTTATCCCAATGGTGGTCTTTCGTAAGTCATATAACAGATACTCTACTTTAATAGTTTGAGGTCATGCAAGCATATGAGCCAAGAGAGCCCTTCGTTAAACTAAAATGCTACGTAAATTGTGGTAGAGAAATCATCAAATACTAGCTGACTTACAGACACTGGTCTTATTTATTGTTTCTTAAGGCAGTGTTTTTCTTACCTTGATTATATTCGCttccaaaataaatatatacagtttgtATAACAATGTGTGTTATCCAATGTTAATCTTAACGATTTTTTACAGCAAACATCAACATGAgaaagcaatatatatatagcttgaACAAACTCAGGTATGCTTTGAAAACAATCACGATTTCATATTGGATCAAATGAGAACatattcatttaaacattggctttaaaaatagtttttaatgaaagaaaagtttaaaaaatgatatgtttaATACAATGATCTAAAAACtgctgcattttttttttatttcatttgaacattttaattaaaaaaacactaatgcatataataaattttaaagaataCTTGATGAATGAAAATACGTTTTAATGTACGATTCCGTTTATTactaattaatattaattatttaccaATGCTGTAGTTAAAGATTGCGTCAATGATAACAATAATAATTTAATGGCATTATTTTCAGTATTCTTAATACATATTCTCAATACATCAATAAAAATGTCTTAATTCTATACATTCACATGTATAgataggatcttaaatgaaaattaatttcatatgaagttTTATAAAACTAGTCTTAGCCTTGTTCTTTATATTTTTGCGAGCATTGAAGAGCAAAGAATGAAATCTCATATAAGATAAACACAaatgtaaaatactttttatcacacGACTAAAACATTTCGGAGAATCTCAATATCAAAATGTGTTGTAAAATCTAtcaaggccgccattttgtcccgacGTTCTCGAATTCTGACGTCACATGGTTTTAACTGACgtcaaattatgacgtcacccTTACTTTCCGGTCAACGAAAAGCGATCTAGGTTATATAGTGATATATACAAAAGTATATGAGTGTAGTCACAAGATATCAGGTAGATTTTTGTGATGaaatcatatattattataatattcaatttttGAGTAAAACTGGTTAGATACAGTTAAAACTATATTAACCACAACTAATAGTGGTAGTAATCCCTGGAACAACCCCACTTTCACGTGCTTCATAAATGTCTTGCTTGGTTTTCGTACATTACAAAATCATCTTTCTTTGTTTCAATTATTGCTAGGGTAGAAATAATAATTGTATTTGGTGTTATTTGATTCATTGTTCATAAAATGTATACCTAATTGAATAGTTATTAACTATTACTAGAGACAATTGAGCCTCCTTTAAATTTTTCCTAACAAGTCATCTTTTTATAAAGGTCTCTCAGAATTACACTCAGAACATACATTATAGAGCTTTTTATCCActtatttaaaattcattaagtGCATGTTACTCCTTGTTGATTTACATCATACACACACTATTTGCATAACCGGGttgcatacatacataaatacaaaatagCAATTCTGCTACTAGCAGAGTTACCATATTGATACATGGCGTTTGGGTTAGCCGACTCCCAGTACGCCATCATAGCCATGTGAAAGTTCCCTAGTATTTGATAACATATCCCGAGAAGTGTGTGGGTTATCCAGAACTTCTGCCCTCCCTGGTGCTCATCATGCTGGACCTGTACCATCTGGTGTAATGCTTCGTCACGTCCACTGCTGTCTCCAAGCTCGTGGCAACACAAGAAGGTCAGGAATATGGCGTACGGCAGGGGTGGCACGACCAAAAAAACGACTCTTCGGTCAGCTCCAGACAAAGATGAGGGAAATAGAACTCTGAATGCTGAAATATCAAGGCTTTTGTAACTACTTTCTTAATCGTCTTTAATGAATATTCACAAAGCCGAGGCAAAAGGTCGGGATTCAAAGTTTGATATCTGTAGAACGAAGCTGGCTTTATCACGTCTCTGCTCAGCTTCAGGCATTTGCTAATATTTCCAATAACGAAGTGATACGTTGCCAAATGCAAGACGTCCGTTCCAAATGAAGCATTCGGGGACATCCATATCTTACATTTCCTTAGTCTTCTGTATCGTTCCTTGTTGTCTTGGCCATCTCCATTATCACTAACGTTAACGTTTTCAGTGAAACGTTCCGAAGCAAAACATCTGAGGCTAGCCATAGTAAAGGAATATGTGAAAAGTTCTTCAAAATCTGACTTTGAAGTAGATAATAAGTTAAACCTTTTGCTTATATTTCCTCTGGTCAAATTTTCCCTTCCTAAAGCTTCCAATATTTCGAAAGCCGTATACATAAACGTTTCATGTACAGTCAGTGGACGCACAAGAAAAGCTTGCATGGAAATGTTACAAAGTTCTTCCCAAATCGAAGGTTTGTAGAAGTTTCCGACAGAAAGGCACAGCCATTTCATCTTACCATAGTTTTCCAAAAGATCAAGTAATATTTGTTGATGCTGTCCGTGTACTTTCCTCTTGAACAAATTGTTGGCTGGAATGAAGTAGTTAGGACAAAATCCTGCCCTGACCCATGCAATCAGAATGTTGATGCAAAaccaaaaacaataaaacaggTTTTTGTCTTGCCAGAGCATTTGACTTGTATTCTCTATGGCATGAAACATGACTGTTTTCATGAAGTAGGAACACAAGATGTCGTCGTCACCAATGGTTTCCTttaatgtttcttttatttgttttaagaaGTATTTCAGCAGTATGTACACTTTGACCTGGATGAAAGTAAACGAGTGAACCAAACACCTTTCTGCTACTGCAAACGAGATTCtccattgtaaaaatgtatcTTCTGAACACTTATCTCCAATTGGTACAAGATAACATCCTCCTTTCACAATTTTGTCAATCAAAGTTTGAGAGGGCCAGCCATTCATACGTTCACGGGTAATCCATTCTTTTGCTTCTTTTGGCCAACTGTAACATGGAAAACAATGAACACAGTCATCGCCATATCCTAAGCTATGCGGA
It encodes:
- the LOC138307708 gene encoding LOW QUALITY PROTEIN: uncharacterized protein (The sequence of the model RefSeq protein was modified relative to this genomic sequence to represent the inferred CDS: inserted 1 base in 1 codon), whose translation is MMGSTEVERMSLLLSTLLERKYIGTEEFFNMKKDRVVLQECMESGDIHDIIHTGSSAEGCFQKGSDLDAMLVNKSVVVMYPDDSIPLYSANKTILYIREAVGCRPGFVHLEVVQMKDEVIFQVYNSLVEIGNSIFISSDLYREEHITNHNSVCAGICLESNGPSCTVSSPHSLGYGDDCVHCFPCYSWPKEAKEWITRERMNGWPSQTLIDKIVKGGCYLVPIGDKCSEDTFLQWRISFAVAERCLVHSFTFIQVKVYILLKYFLKQIKETLKETIGDDDILCSYFMKTVMFHAIENTSQMLWQDKNLFYCFWFCINILIAWVRAGFCPNYFIPANNLFKRKVHGQHQQILLDLLENYGKMKWLCLSVGNFYKPSIWEELCNISMQAFLVRPLTVHETFMYTAFEILEALGRENLTRGNISKRFNLLSTSKSDFEELFTYSFTMASLRCFASERFTENVNVSDNGDGQDNKERYRRLRKCKIWMSPNASFGTDVLHLATYHFVIGNISKCLKLSRDVIKPASFYRYQTLNPDLLPRLCEYSLKTIKKVVTKALIFQHSEFYFPHLCLELTEESFXLVVPPLPYAIFLTFLCCHELGDSSGRDEALHQMVQVQHDEHQGGQKFWITHTLLGICYQILGNFHMAMMAYWESANPNAMYQYGNSASSRIAILYLCMYATRLCK